The sequence below is a genomic window from Brevibacillus laterosporus.
GGCTAGTTTTCAGAAGTACACAACGAAAGATGGGGCTAAATGGTTGTACAAAACTTATACAACTACTGATCCAATCACAGGAAAAAAAAAGCAAACAACAAAAAGGGGATTTAAGACCAAAAAGGAAGCGCAATTAGATGCAATTCAATTTGAACAAGACATAGCAAACGGGCTGTACAGTCCATCTTCAAAAGTTGTCACCTTTGAAGATGTTTACCAACAATGGTTTGAGATTCATTCCAAAACAATAAAACGGAGTACACAGAAATCTATAAAATCTCTTTTCAAGAATCAGATAATCCCCCATTTTGGAAAACTCCATCTGAAAGATATCTCTAAACACTATTGTCAAACCTTCATTAATCAAATAGCTACAAAATTCAAAGCTGTAAGTATTGTAAAAATGTATGTAGGTCAGGTCTTTACATTCGCTTTAAAAATGGATTTGATTAAAATGAATCCGATTGAGCATGTGGTTATACCTAAAAAAGCTTCTAATTTTGTTTATGAGGATGACACAGAGGATCGGAGCTATTGGGAGAAAAATGAGATTAAGCAATTTATCTCAATTACTAAAGAAGAACTTAAATTTAGAGATGTTTTACTATTCCATATGCTGATTTATACAGGGGCTAGAAAAGGAGAAATTCTAGCTTTGCAATGGCAAGATATCGACTTTGATAAGAAAACGGTTTCGTTTTCCAAAACACTTTTCTATGACAAGGAAGGGTTTATCTTCCAAACCCCCAAAACAGCCCGTTCTAAACGTGTAATTAGTATTGATAGTAAAACACTCGACTTACTCAGAAAATGGCGTACAGAGGTAAAAAAGCGGCAATTAGCGTTAACCACCCCTATTCATACA
It includes:
- a CDS encoding site-specific integrase, giving the protein MASFQKYTTKDGAKWLYKTYTTTDPITGKKKQTTKRGFKTKKEAQLDAIQFEQDIANGLYSPSSKVVTFEDVYQQWFEIHSKTIKRSTQKSIKSLFKNQIIPHFGKLHLKDISKHYCQTFINQIATKFKAVSIVKMYVGQVFTFALKMDLIKMNPIEHVVIPKKASNFVYEDDTEDRSYWEKNEIKQFISITKEELKFRDVLLFHMLIYTGARKGEILALQWQDIDFDKKTVSFSKTLFYDKEGFIFQTPKTARSKRVISIDSKTLDLLRKWRTEVKKRQLALTTPIHTNDMIFTRVDGVPLRLAYPNDKLKEIIKKHNLHPITIHGLRHTHASLLFEANASIKEVQERLGHTDIKMTMNIYTHVTKSVKEQTANKFLHFLEG